A stretch of Anaeromyxobacter dehalogenans 2CP-1 DNA encodes these proteins:
- a CDS encoding response regulator transcription factor yields the protein MKLLLVEDEDRVARVLARGLAEEGHQVDVCGTGLAAREQATTIAYDVVLLDWSLPDLDGISVLREWRSRGLRTPVLLLTARGSTGEKVTGLRAGADDYLVKPFDFDELIARIEALHRRGGATDVSALGPVTLDARRRALIVGAQSETLTAREYGLVAELARHAGEVLSRTRLIETVWGQEFEGNSNVVDVYVGYLRTKLERLGAPGVRIESVRGVGYRLVVPPGGAA from the coding sequence ATGAAGCTCTTGCTGGTCGAGGATGAGGACCGGGTCGCGCGCGTGCTGGCGCGCGGCCTGGCCGAGGAAGGCCACCAGGTGGACGTCTGCGGCACGGGCCTCGCGGCCCGCGAGCAGGCGACCACCATCGCCTACGACGTGGTGCTGCTCGACTGGTCGCTGCCCGACCTCGACGGCATCTCGGTGCTGCGCGAGTGGCGGTCGCGGGGCCTGCGCACGCCGGTGCTGCTGCTCACCGCCCGCGGCTCGACCGGCGAGAAGGTCACCGGGCTGCGCGCCGGAGCCGACGACTACCTGGTGAAGCCGTTCGACTTCGACGAGCTCATCGCCCGCATCGAGGCGCTGCACCGCCGCGGCGGCGCCACCGACGTCTCGGCGCTCGGGCCGGTGACGCTCGACGCCCGCCGGCGGGCGCTGATCGTGGGCGCGCAGTCCGAGACGCTCACCGCCCGCGAGTACGGCCTCGTGGCCGAGCTGGCCCGCCACGCCGGCGAGGTGCTCTCGCGCACCCGCCTCATCGAGACGGTGTGGGGCCAGGAGTTCGAGGGCAACTCGAACGTGGTGGACGTGTACGTCGGCTACCTCCGCACCAAGCTCGAGCGGCTCGGCGCGCCGGGCGTGCGCATCGAGTCGGTGCGCGGGGTGGGCTACCGGCTGGTGGTGCCGCCGGGGGGCGCCGCGTGA
- a CDS encoding SDR family NAD(P)-dependent oxidoreductase — MAPPGAPEPLAVVTGASAGIGLALARELSRRGRPVLAVARREDRLRSLAAEAHAAGRAEIHPLALDVAAPGAPERLVEASRRLGGAGLLVNNAGLGQYGRFERADPARLAAMLRVNCEALVLLSHAFLPELRAAGGGAILNVASAAAFQATPYTAVYGATKAFVLSFTEGLAEELRGSSVWAGAFCPGPVDTEFGEVAGTGGRFGKPPGMLTAEAAALEAIEQLRDREVVWVPHPIYKLTAAASRLVPRAVLRRVSGRIHRPTEDA, encoded by the coding sequence ATGGCCCCGCCCGGCGCACCCGAGCCGCTCGCCGTCGTCACCGGCGCCTCCGCCGGCATCGGCCTGGCCCTGGCGCGCGAGCTGTCGCGCCGGGGCCGGCCGGTCCTGGCGGTGGCCCGCCGCGAGGACCGCCTCCGCTCGCTCGCGGCCGAGGCGCACGCGGCCGGCCGCGCCGAGATCCACCCGCTCGCGCTCGACGTCGCCGCGCCGGGCGCGCCGGAGCGGCTGGTCGAGGCGTCGCGCCGGCTGGGCGGCGCCGGGCTGCTCGTCAACAACGCCGGCCTCGGCCAGTACGGCCGCTTCGAGCGCGCCGACCCGGCGCGGCTCGCGGCCATGCTGCGCGTCAACTGCGAGGCGCTGGTGCTGCTCTCGCACGCGTTCCTGCCCGAGCTGCGCGCGGCGGGCGGCGGCGCGATCCTGAACGTCGCCTCGGCCGCCGCGTTCCAGGCCACCCCGTACACGGCGGTGTACGGCGCCACCAAGGCGTTCGTGCTCTCGTTCACCGAGGGGCTCGCCGAGGAGCTGCGCGGCAGCAGCGTGTGGGCGGGCGCGTTCTGTCCCGGGCCGGTGGACACCGAGTTCGGGGAGGTGGCCGGCACCGGCGGCCGGTTCGGAAAGCCGCCCGGCATGCTCACCGCCGAGGCGGCCGCGCTCGAGGCGATCGAGCAGCTCCGCGATCGCGAGGTGGTGTGGGTGCCGCACCCGATCTACAAGCTCACCGCGGCCGCGTCGCGCCTGGTCCCCCGGGCGGTGCTGCGCCGCGTCTCGGGCCGGATCCACCGGCCTACGGAGGATGCATGA
- a CDS encoding TldD/PmbA family protein gives MSEYGQGAPTGPREGIGYFARFGVTERMIAETLSAALSRGGDHADVFFQHRVSSDLGLEDGAVNRAYASVELGVGVRVVKGDQTGYGYTEDLSLPALIECARTAAAIADGPSRPGPQRLHVQGGLPDRYPLVRPWSEVRPEEKLPLVAGLNERAFSADPRVKKVNVFLRDEDGAVLLADSSGRVVEDRQPMTLLFLSVLAEEKGRREQSGYNVAGRAGFEFYTPERLDRVVREAVDRTSVLFEAVAAPAGEMPVVLAAGSSGILLHEAIGHGMEADFNRKGVSIYADKIGKPIAKPFVNIVDDAANAGARGSINVDDEGNAAGTTQLVENGVLATYLHDAISARHYGVAPTGNGRRESYRYPPLPRMRSTYMLPGPHRTEEIIQSVKKGIYCVNFSNGQVNIGAGDFTFYVKNGWLIEDGKLTRPVKDVNIIGNGPKALEQVDMVSDDLAIDEGGWTCGKDGQSVPVSQGLPTVRVASMTVGGRGS, from the coding sequence ATGAGCGAGTACGGACAGGGGGCCCCGACCGGCCCGCGAGAGGGCATCGGCTACTTCGCGCGCTTCGGCGTGACCGAGCGGATGATCGCCGAGACGCTCTCGGCGGCGCTCTCGCGCGGCGGCGACCACGCCGACGTCTTCTTCCAGCACCGGGTGTCCTCGGACCTCGGCCTCGAGGACGGGGCGGTGAACCGCGCCTACGCGAGCGTCGAGCTCGGGGTGGGCGTACGCGTGGTGAAGGGCGACCAGACCGGCTACGGCTACACCGAGGACCTGTCGCTCCCCGCGCTGATCGAGTGCGCCCGCACCGCGGCCGCGATCGCGGACGGCCCCTCGCGCCCCGGCCCGCAGCGGCTGCACGTGCAGGGCGGCCTGCCCGACCGCTACCCGCTCGTCCGCCCGTGGAGCGAGGTGCGGCCCGAGGAGAAGCTGCCGCTCGTGGCCGGGCTGAACGAGCGCGCCTTCTCGGCCGACCCCCGCGTCAAGAAGGTGAACGTGTTCCTCCGCGACGAGGACGGCGCGGTGCTGCTCGCCGACTCGTCCGGCCGGGTGGTCGAGGACCGCCAGCCCATGACGCTGCTCTTCCTGTCGGTGCTCGCCGAGGAGAAGGGGCGGCGCGAGCAGAGCGGCTACAACGTGGCCGGCCGGGCCGGGTTCGAGTTCTACACGCCCGAGCGGCTCGACCGCGTGGTGCGCGAGGCGGTGGACCGCACCTCGGTGCTGTTCGAGGCGGTCGCCGCGCCGGCCGGCGAGATGCCGGTGGTGCTCGCGGCCGGCTCCTCCGGCATCCTGCTCCACGAGGCCATCGGCCACGGCATGGAGGCCGACTTCAACCGCAAGGGCGTGTCCATCTACGCCGACAAGATCGGCAAGCCCATCGCGAAGCCGTTCGTGAACATCGTGGACGACGCCGCCAACGCGGGCGCGCGCGGCTCCATCAACGTGGACGACGAGGGGAACGCCGCCGGCACCACGCAGCTCGTCGAGAACGGCGTGCTCGCGACCTACCTGCACGACGCGATCTCTGCGCGCCACTACGGCGTCGCCCCCACCGGCAACGGCCGGCGCGAGAGCTACCGCTACCCGCCGCTCCCGCGCATGCGCTCCACGTACATGCTCCCCGGCCCCCACCGGACCGAGGAGATCATCCAGTCGGTGAAGAAGGGCATCTACTGCGTGAACTTCTCGAACGGCCAGGTCAACATCGGCGCCGGCGACTTCACGTTCTACGTGAAGAACGGCTGGCTCATCGAGGACGGGAAGCTCACCCGCCCGGTGAAGGACGTGAACATCATCGGCAACGGCCCGAAGGCGCTCGAGCAGGTGGACATGGTGTCCGACGACCTCGCCATCGACGAGGGCGGCTGGACCTGCGGCAAGGACGGGCAGAGCGTGCCGGTGTCGCAGGGGCTGCCCACCGTGCGCGTCGCCTCGATGACGGTCGGCGGGAGGGGCTCGTGA
- a CDS encoding PH domain-containing protein: MALYAARWERSLKVSTALFVGLTGAGAAITAFAARRPETPDVGLPALLFAALPVLIVATAVLVWALAPSGFEIEAALIRVERPLLPIEIPLREVREVELLAPGALAGAIRLLGTSGAFGHYGRFRSRTLGKFRMYATRGDGLVRVTTERDTFVLSPDPAEPFVEEVLSRAARARRVKPGSRFASPPR, translated from the coding sequence ATGGCCCTCTACGCCGCGCGCTGGGAACGTTCGCTCAAGGTGAGCACGGCGCTGTTCGTCGGCCTCACCGGCGCCGGCGCCGCGATCACCGCGTTCGCTGCGCGGCGCCCCGAGACGCCCGACGTCGGCCTGCCGGCGCTGCTCTTCGCCGCGCTCCCGGTGCTCATCGTCGCCACCGCCGTCCTCGTGTGGGCGCTCGCCCCGAGCGGCTTCGAGATCGAGGCCGCGCTCATCCGCGTGGAGCGGCCGCTCCTGCCGATCGAGATCCCGCTCCGCGAGGTGCGCGAGGTGGAGCTGCTCGCGCCGGGCGCGCTCGCCGGCGCCATCCGGCTGCTCGGGACGAGCGGCGCGTTCGGCCACTACGGCCGGTTCCGCTCGCGCACGCTGGGGAAGTTCCGGATGTACGCGACGCGGGGCGACGGCCTCGTGCGCGTCACCACCGAGCGCGACACGTTCGTGCTCTCGCCGGATCCGGCCGAGCCGTTCGTGGAGGAGGTGCTCTCCCGCGCGGCGCGGGCGCGGCGGGTGAAGCCCGGGAGCCGGTTCGCCTCGCCACCGCGCTGA
- a CDS encoding RNA polymerase sigma factor has protein sequence MADDVERGRPTLRVVPGGARSGTPATPGPGMPQGAAAPVSDEVAVAAFLAGDDRAFGEVVRHHERLVLALVRRYARTPEDARDLAQRTFLRAFEAARRTLARGGAGAVPFRRWLVRVAVNLGKNHLRDETRWTRAPLEALDADVATPPAAHEAAVRAEREARVRRAVLALPRRQREVLTLRIDAELPFSEIAAALGTTENSAKVSFHHAVRRLQALAGEEASP, from the coding sequence ATGGCGGACGACGTCGAGAGAGGGCGGCCGACGCTCCGGGTGGTGCCGGGCGGTGCGCGCTCCGGCACGCCGGCGACCCCCGGCCCCGGGATGCCCCAGGGCGCAGCGGCGCCGGTGTCCGACGAGGTGGCCGTCGCGGCGTTCCTGGCCGGCGACGACCGGGCGTTCGGCGAGGTCGTCCGCCACCACGAGCGGCTGGTGCTCGCGCTGGTGCGCCGCTACGCGCGGACCCCGGAGGACGCACGCGACCTGGCGCAGCGCACGTTCCTGCGCGCGTTCGAGGCGGCCCGCCGCACGCTGGCCCGCGGCGGCGCCGGGGCGGTGCCGTTCCGCCGCTGGCTGGTCCGCGTGGCGGTGAACCTGGGCAAGAACCACCTGCGCGACGAGACCCGCTGGACGCGTGCGCCGCTCGAGGCGCTCGACGCGGACGTCGCCACCCCGCCGGCGGCGCACGAGGCGGCGGTCCGCGCCGAGCGCGAGGCGCGGGTGCGCCGGGCGGTGCTGGCCCTGCCGCGCCGCCAGCGCGAGGTGCTCACGCTGCGCATCGACGCCGAGCTGCCGTTCTCCGAGATCGCCGCCGCGCTCGGCACCACCGAGAACTCCGCCAAGGTGAGCTTCCACCACGCGGTGCGCCGCCTCCAGGCGCTCGCCGGGGAGGAGGCGTCGCCGTGA
- a CDS encoding alpha/beta fold hydrolase: protein MPVATLNGTEIHWRDAGSGSSAVVFLHAFPLHSGMWTRQIAALERKHRVIALDYRGLGKSGTPPEASTLDLLAGDVRALLAHLRIGRAAVAGLSMGGYLAFELYRQAPGLFRGVAFCDTKAGADDEPGKANREKFARTALEKGLGWVADEMVPKLLRPGADAAVVKEARHLILDGTPAGVAAAQRGMARRPDSVPTLATIGCPALVVVGAEDGMTPPVEAKKIAAGVKGAKLVTIPDAGHLSNIENPEAFNAALTAFVDGLPA, encoded by the coding sequence ATGCCCGTCGCCACCCTGAACGGAACCGAGATCCACTGGCGCGACGCCGGAAGCGGCTCGAGCGCCGTCGTCTTCCTCCACGCGTTCCCGCTCCACTCCGGGATGTGGACGCGGCAGATCGCCGCGCTGGAGCGGAAGCACCGGGTCATCGCGCTCGACTACCGCGGCCTCGGCAAGAGCGGCACGCCGCCCGAGGCGTCCACGCTGGACCTGCTCGCCGGCGACGTGCGCGCGCTGCTCGCGCACCTGCGGATCGGGCGCGCGGCGGTGGCGGGCCTGTCGATGGGCGGCTACCTCGCGTTCGAGCTGTACCGCCAGGCGCCGGGCCTGTTCCGCGGGGTGGCGTTCTGCGACACCAAGGCCGGCGCGGACGACGAGCCCGGCAAGGCGAACCGCGAGAAGTTCGCGCGCACCGCCCTGGAGAAGGGGCTGGGCTGGGTGGCGGACGAGATGGTGCCGAAGCTGCTCCGGCCCGGCGCGGACGCAGCCGTCGTGAAGGAGGCCCGGCACCTCATCCTCGACGGCACGCCCGCCGGCGTGGCCGCCGCTCAGCGCGGGATGGCGCGGCGGCCGGACTCCGTCCCCACGCTCGCGACCATCGGCTGCCCGGCGCTGGTCGTGGTCGGCGCCGAGGACGGCATGACCCCGCCCGTCGAGGCCAAGAAGATCGCCGCCGGCGTGAAGGGCGCGAAGCTCGTCACCATCCCGGACGCGGGCCACCTCTCGAACATCGAGAACCCCGAGGCGTTCAACGCGGCGCTGACCGCGTTCGTGGACGGGCTGCCGGCGTAG
- the serS gene encoding serine--tRNA ligase, translated as MLDLKAVAADFESFERRLARRGEGAVQALAPVKPLAARRRELNVLLEKQKKEQADANANIRQLARTDKDAVEGARASLRALGDEVKKTEAALGEVEAELTRLLMLVPNPPSDSVPDGKDEHDNVVVRTWGEKKAYGFTPKPHWELGEALGVLEWQQAAKLSGSRFTILKGAAARLERAIVSFFIDVHTSRGYTEILPPYLVTGETMTGTGQLPKFEEDLFKTTNEPPMYLIPTAEVPVTNMHRDEIFEANAMPVSYCAFSPCFRAEAGSAGRDTRGIMRQHQFHKVELVKLSKAEESDAEHEKMLDDACEVLRRLGLHHRVSLLCTGDMGFSSAKTYDIEVWCPGQGAYREISSVSNCEDFQARRIRVRYRGENGKPRLAHTLNGSGVAVGRTIVAILEQCQEADGTVVIPEPLRPYMGGLERIAAETFPRGVER; from the coding sequence ATGCTGGACCTCAAGGCCGTCGCCGCCGACTTCGAGAGCTTCGAGCGCCGCCTCGCCCGCCGGGGCGAGGGCGCGGTGCAGGCGCTCGCGCCGGTGAAGCCGCTCGCCGCCCGCCGCCGTGAGCTGAACGTACTGCTGGAGAAGCAGAAGAAGGAACAGGCGGACGCGAACGCGAACATTCGGCAACTGGCCCGCACCGACAAGGACGCGGTGGAGGGCGCCCGCGCCTCGCTGCGCGCGCTCGGCGACGAGGTGAAGAAGACCGAGGCCGCGCTCGGCGAGGTCGAGGCGGAGCTCACCCGCCTGCTCATGCTGGTGCCGAACCCGCCGAGCGACTCGGTGCCGGACGGCAAGGACGAGCACGACAACGTGGTGGTGAGGACCTGGGGCGAGAAGAAGGCCTACGGGTTCACCCCGAAGCCGCACTGGGAGCTGGGCGAGGCGCTGGGCGTGCTGGAGTGGCAGCAGGCCGCGAAGCTGTCCGGCTCGCGCTTCACCATCCTGAAGGGCGCGGCGGCGCGGCTGGAGCGCGCCATCGTCTCCTTCTTCATCGACGTCCACACCTCGCGCGGCTACACCGAGATCCTCCCGCCGTACCTCGTGACCGGCGAGACCATGACCGGCACCGGGCAGCTCCCGAAGTTCGAGGAGGACCTGTTCAAGACCACGAACGAGCCGCCGATGTACCTCATCCCCACGGCGGAGGTCCCGGTCACGAACATGCACCGGGACGAGATCTTCGAGGCGAACGCGATGCCGGTGTCGTACTGCGCGTTCAGCCCGTGCTTCCGCGCCGAGGCCGGCTCGGCCGGCCGCGACACCCGCGGGATCATGCGCCAGCACCAGTTCCACAAGGTGGAGCTGGTGAAGCTCTCCAAGGCGGAGGAGAGCGACGCCGAGCACGAGAAGATGCTCGACGACGCCTGCGAGGTGCTGCGCCGGCTCGGGCTGCACCACCGCGTCTCGCTGCTCTGCACCGGCGACATGGGCTTCTCCTCGGCCAAGACCTACGACATCGAGGTGTGGTGCCCGGGCCAGGGCGCCTACCGCGAGATCAGCTCGGTCTCGAACTGCGAGGACTTCCAGGCCCGCCGCATCCGCGTGCGCTACCGCGGCGAGAACGGCAAGCCGCGCCTCGCGCACACGCTGAACGGCTCGGGCGTGGCGGTGGGCCGCACCATCGTCGCGATCCTGGAGCAGTGCCAGGAGGCGGACGGGACCGTGGTCATCCCCGAGCCGCTCCGCCCGTACATGGGGGGCCTCGAGCGGATCGCCGCCGAGACGTTCCCGCGGGGCGTGGAGCGGTAG
- a CDS encoding sensor histidine kinase: protein MKLAARLWLLGAVVPLLGMLAAAFAAGELFRASLERALDDALMGQAAAEAVSLFDAPGGKPHLHMATSPLRGSLTRFAPAAALYDAAGTRILVFPEDAPAGLVDDRLSPVGLGPEPRLATRLRADHGGRDRVLTVAVSSPDGAPWALELSASLAGVHDTVHAFRRAGFAMALLLGAGLFLLQTFHARRLARRVNALTGHMAALREGNLEAAPPAAEGDDEIAALGRVVADATAKLRRAREAQDRLVADAAHELRTPLTLMRTSIDLALRRRREAPELVETLDETRREVDRLARLATRLLDLATAGRGAWDRTAGDLVQAAHEAAEAARAAAEAKGILVQVEGPEALPATFDAAGVRQALDNLLSNAIRHGPRGRPVTVRLARAGDLARIAVQDEGPGIAPADRERVFQAFERGHGEAAGPEGAGLGLAIVAEIARGHGGRAYVAETGAGAEVVMELAAA, encoded by the coding sequence GTGAAGCTGGCGGCGCGCCTCTGGCTGCTCGGGGCGGTGGTGCCGCTCCTGGGCATGCTCGCGGCGGCGTTCGCGGCCGGCGAGCTGTTCCGCGCCAGCCTGGAGCGCGCGCTCGACGACGCGCTCATGGGGCAGGCCGCGGCCGAGGCGGTGTCGCTGTTCGACGCGCCGGGCGGGAAGCCCCACCTGCACATGGCCACCTCGCCGCTGCGCGGCTCGCTGACCCGCTTCGCGCCGGCCGCGGCGCTCTACGACGCGGCGGGGACCCGCATCCTGGTGTTTCCGGAGGACGCGCCGGCGGGCCTGGTGGACGACCGCCTCTCGCCCGTCGGCCTCGGGCCCGAGCCGCGGCTCGCCACGCGGCTTCGGGCGGACCACGGCGGCCGGGACCGCGTGCTCACGGTGGCGGTCTCGAGCCCGGACGGCGCGCCCTGGGCGCTCGAGCTCTCCGCCTCGCTCGCGGGCGTGCACGACACCGTCCACGCGTTCCGCCGCGCCGGCTTCGCCATGGCGCTCCTGCTCGGCGCGGGGCTGTTCCTGCTCCAGACGTTCCACGCGCGGCGCCTCGCGCGGCGGGTGAACGCGCTCACCGGCCACATGGCGGCGCTGCGCGAGGGCAACCTCGAGGCGGCCCCGCCCGCGGCCGAGGGCGACGACGAGATCGCCGCGCTGGGCCGGGTGGTGGCGGACGCGACGGCGAAGCTGCGGCGCGCGCGAGAGGCGCAGGACCGGCTGGTCGCCGACGCCGCCCACGAGCTGCGCACGCCGCTCACGCTCATGCGCACCTCCATCGACCTCGCGCTGCGCCGCCGCCGCGAGGCGCCGGAGCTGGTGGAGACGCTGGACGAGACCCGGCGCGAGGTGGACCGGCTGGCCCGGCTCGCCACCCGCCTGCTCGACCTCGCCACCGCCGGGCGCGGCGCCTGGGACCGCACCGCGGGCGACCTGGTCCAGGCGGCGCACGAGGCCGCCGAGGCGGCCCGCGCCGCGGCCGAGGCGAAGGGGATCCTGGTGCAGGTGGAGGGACCGGAGGCGCTGCCGGCGACGTTCGACGCGGCCGGCGTCCGCCAGGCGCTCGACAACCTGCTCTCGAACGCAATCCGCCACGGTCCGCGCGGCCGGCCGGTGACCGTCCGGCTCGCGCGCGCCGGCGACCTGGCCCGCATCGCGGTGCAGGACGAGGGGCCGGGGATCGCGCCGGCCGACCGCGAGCGGGTGTTCCAGGCGTTCGAGCGCGGCCACGGCGAGGCCGCCGGCCCGGAGGGCGCGGGCCTGGGGCTCGCGATCGTGGCGGAGATCGCGCGCGGCCACGGGGGGCGGGCCTACGTCGCGGAGACCGGGGCGGGCGCCGAGGTGGTGATGGAGCTCGCTGCCGCCTGA
- a CDS encoding zf-HC2 domain-containing protein, protein MTACRDQALAVSLHAAGALEGAEAAALERHLSACAGCRAEADRAAALLSAARLPPPGELELRALDGLAESTSAALAARRPAARTLRALGTGRRLAVGLLAIAAAAAIVIVPVAVRQRLPGRAAAPAEVAEAERWQEPDLDTLWQDTEVLSLEETASSDQESAALAAYDGG, encoded by the coding sequence GTGACCGCCTGCCGGGACCAGGCCCTCGCCGTCTCGCTGCACGCCGCCGGCGCGCTGGAGGGCGCCGAGGCGGCCGCGCTGGAGCGGCACCTGTCCGCCTGCGCCGGCTGCCGCGCCGAGGCCGACCGCGCGGCGGCGCTCCTGTCCGCGGCCCGGCTGCCGCCCCCGGGCGAGCTCGAGCTCCGGGCGCTCGACGGCCTCGCCGAGTCCACCTCGGCGGCCCTCGCGGCGCGCCGCCCCGCCGCGCGGACGCTCCGCGCGCTCGGCACCGGCCGCCGCCTGGCGGTGGGGCTCCTCGCGATCGCCGCCGCGGCGGCGATCGTGATCGTGCCGGTCGCGGTCCGGCAGCGGCTGCCCGGCCGCGCGGCCGCGCCGGCGGAGGTGGCCGAGGCGGAGCGCTGGCAGGAGCCGGACCTCGACACGCTGTGGCAGGACACCGAGGTGCTCTCGCTCGAGGAGACCGCCTCGAGCGACCAGGAGTCCGCGGCGCTCGCCGCGTATGACGGTGGGTGA